One region of Bacillus pumilus genomic DNA includes:
- a CDS encoding protein-glutamine gamma-glutamyltransferase — MIILSGQPVTNEQLASFQLEGQKRIILMQLQASNDTFRYRQASDLLFEVTLRSNIMNAARDLHKSGASFAIFQRSRANEAFWRVSEAGALELRYQVEPSRGIKDIFENGSQYAFECATAIVIVFYMGVLQTVGDEKFNRRLRSLTLYDWHYDTLSIYTERGNDFIYGDCLYFENPEFSYQQSQWRGENVIYLGEDQYYGHGLGILTAAEIIDKLNKRRRPGAVQSAYLLPQTTRMDVIYLRQMFGS; from the coding sequence ATGATTATCCTTTCAGGACAGCCAGTGACAAATGAGCAGCTGGCTTCATTTCAGCTAGAGGGACAAAAGCGGATCATATTAATGCAGTTACAAGCCTCAAATGATACGTTCCGCTATAGGCAAGCATCTGATTTGTTATTTGAGGTTACATTGAGATCGAACATTATGAATGCTGCAAGAGATTTGCATAAAAGCGGTGCCTCATTTGCCATCTTTCAAAGGTCTCGTGCAAATGAAGCCTTTTGGCGCGTATCTGAAGCAGGAGCACTAGAGCTGCGCTATCAAGTCGAACCATCTAGAGGCATTAAAGACATTTTTGAAAATGGCTCACAATATGCATTTGAATGTGCCACCGCCATTGTCATCGTGTTTTATATGGGCGTCTTGCAAACGGTAGGAGACGAGAAGTTTAACCGAAGGCTTCGCAGTCTAACTCTGTATGACTGGCATTATGATACATTGTCGATTTATACAGAGCGCGGGAATGACTTTATCTATGGGGATTGCTTATATTTCGAGAATCCAGAATTTAGCTATCAGCAGTCACAGTGGCGCGGGGAAAATGTGATTTACTTAGGAGAAGATCAATATTACGGACATGGACTTGGAATTTTAACAGCGGCAGAAATTATCGACAAATTGAATAAGAGAAGGCGGCCAGGTGCTGTTCAATCTGCTTATCTATTGCCGCAGACCACCCGGATGGATGTGATTTATCTCAGGCAAATGTTCGGCAGCTAA
- a CDS encoding nitronate monooxygenase: MGDITKLLQIKYGMIQAPMAGGAVTPQLAAAVSQCGGLGSLASGYVQPDHLRQQIRQVKQLTTRLFQVNVFVPEPISEVKKEDVAFWEKRLPARPVADRLPSEEELWNDFEQKINILLDEDVPVVSFTFACPNEQTIHRLKQKGIFLIGTATTKEEALLLEEKGMDAIVLQGSEAGGHRGTFLPAKGDALMGLFSLISDVKPLCHVPLIAAGGITDRAGVEAALALGADAVQIGTRFLASQESAAADIYKKAILQAASSETKITKLFSGKRARGIVNQWMEEERQNEDRVLPYPVQHVWTTPMRNAAAAAGNPDQMALWAGQGVGRIHSILTVEEIMHELTHI; the protein is encoded by the coding sequence ATGGGGGATATCACGAAATTACTGCAAATCAAATATGGGATGATTCAAGCGCCAATGGCAGGAGGTGCCGTGACACCTCAGCTGGCAGCCGCTGTTTCGCAATGCGGAGGACTTGGCAGTTTGGCAAGTGGATATGTGCAGCCTGACCATTTAAGGCAGCAGATCAGACAGGTCAAACAACTGACAACTCGCCTGTTTCAGGTCAATGTATTTGTACCAGAGCCAATTTCTGAAGTCAAAAAAGAGGATGTGGCATTTTGGGAGAAGAGACTGCCAGCACGACCAGTAGCCGATAGACTGCCGAGCGAAGAGGAATTGTGGAATGATTTTGAACAGAAAATCAACATTCTTTTGGATGAGGACGTACCGGTCGTTTCCTTTACCTTCGCTTGTCCAAACGAACAAACGATACATCGCTTAAAACAAAAGGGGATCTTTTTAATTGGAACCGCCACAACAAAAGAGGAAGCACTGCTTTTAGAGGAAAAAGGGATGGATGCCATTGTTCTGCAAGGAAGTGAAGCAGGGGGTCACCGAGGTACCTTTTTACCTGCAAAAGGAGATGCCCTGATGGGACTCTTTAGCCTGATCTCTGACGTCAAGCCGCTTTGTCATGTGCCATTGATCGCCGCAGGCGGGATTACAGATCGAGCAGGTGTGGAAGCCGCTCTAGCGCTTGGAGCGGATGCGGTGCAAATCGGCACACGATTTTTAGCCAGTCAAGAAAGTGCTGCGGCAGACATATACAAAAAGGCGATTTTACAGGCAGCAAGCAGTGAAACAAAGATCACGAAGCTTTTTTCTGGAAAAAGAGCAAGAGGTATTGTGAATCAGTGGATGGAGGAAGAAAGACAGAATGAAGATAGGGTTCTTCCTTATCCGGTTCAGCATGTATGGACGACACCGATGCGAAATGCAGCAGCTGCTGCGGGAAACCCTGATCAAATGGCTCTTTGGGCGGGACAGGGCGTTGGCCGTATTCACTCGATTTTAACCGTTGAGGAGATCATGCATGAACTGACGCACATATAA
- a CDS encoding secondary thiamine-phosphate synthase enzyme YjbQ codes for MKKINVQTNRRDEMIDVTNEVHQYIKETGIQNGTVIVYCPHTTAGMTINENADPDVKRDMLRRLDEVFPWEHPKDRHMEGNTAAHMKASFMGATQHILINHGDLVLGTWQGIYFCEFDGPRHRHFYIQVSSNE; via the coding sequence ATGAAAAAAATCAATGTACAAACAAATAGACGCGATGAGATGATCGACGTGACGAATGAGGTCCATCAATATATCAAGGAAACAGGTATTCAAAACGGAACCGTCATTGTCTACTGTCCTCATACGACAGCAGGGATGACCATTAATGAAAATGCGGACCCAGATGTGAAACGAGATATGCTCCGCCGGCTTGACGAAGTCTTTCCGTGGGAACATCCGAAGGACCGCCATATGGAAGGAAATACAGCCGCACATATGAAAGCAAGCTTTATGGGTGCTACGCAGCATATTCTCATTAATCATGGTGATCTTGTCCTTGGCACATGGCAGGGAATTTATTTCTGTGAGTTTGACGGGCCGAGACATCGCCATTTTTATATACAGGTATCATCAAACGAGTAA
- a CDS encoding hemolysin family protein, with translation MYILNVFLVILLIAATAFFVVTEFAIVKIRGSKINQLIESGDKRAIHVQKLISNLDEYLSACQLGITITALGLGWLGEPTVEHFLHPLFEELGLHSALTDILSFIIAFVIITFLHVVVGELAPKTIAIQKAEAVSLVTAKPLIFFYKVMYPFIKALNGSARGIVKLFGFHSVKEHEVAISEEELRLILSESYEKGEINQSEYKYVNKIFEFDNRVAREIMIPRTEISAIEIEQTLEDVTHYMLNERYTRYPVIKEDKDHVIGVINSKDVFKASFLNQDVTIEDLMRPVIRVIESTPVQELLILMQKERIHISVLVDEYGGTAGLVTVEDILEEIVGEIRDEYDQDETPHIVKKGDFHYVMDGKALIDEVNDLLDLAIENDDVDTIAGWMMTHKFDIEIGDTIEAEGCEFTIIDAEDHHIRTIDIKKVHFS, from the coding sequence TTGTATATTTTAAACGTATTTTTAGTCATATTACTCATTGCTGCGACAGCATTTTTTGTTGTCACTGAATTTGCGATTGTGAAAATTAGAGGCTCTAAAATCAATCAACTGATTGAAAGCGGTGATAAGAGAGCCATCCACGTACAAAAGCTCATATCAAATCTCGATGAATATTTATCCGCCTGTCAACTCGGCATTACCATTACCGCTTTAGGCTTAGGGTGGCTGGGCGAGCCGACGGTGGAGCATTTTCTGCATCCGCTGTTTGAGGAATTAGGGCTTCATTCCGCATTAACCGACATCCTATCGTTTATCATCGCATTTGTGATCATTACGTTTTTACATGTCGTTGTGGGAGAACTGGCGCCTAAAACGATTGCCATTCAAAAGGCAGAGGCGGTCAGCCTTGTGACAGCAAAGCCACTCATCTTTTTCTATAAAGTCATGTACCCGTTTATTAAAGCATTAAATGGATCTGCGCGAGGCATTGTGAAATTATTCGGTTTTCATTCTGTCAAAGAACATGAAGTGGCGATCAGTGAGGAAGAATTGCGTCTCATTTTATCTGAAAGCTATGAAAAGGGTGAGATTAACCAGTCTGAGTACAAATATGTGAATAAAATTTTTGAATTTGATAACCGAGTGGCGAGAGAGATCATGATTCCTCGTACAGAAATTTCAGCTATAGAGATTGAACAGACGCTTGAAGACGTGACACATTATATGTTGAACGAAAGATACACACGCTACCCCGTCATTAAAGAAGACAAAGATCATGTGATTGGTGTCATCAATAGCAAAGATGTGTTTAAGGCGAGCTTTTTAAATCAAGATGTGACGATTGAAGACTTAATGCGTCCAGTGATTCGGGTGATTGAAAGTACGCCTGTTCAAGAATTGCTCATTTTGATGCAAAAGGAGCGAATTCATATCTCAGTGCTCGTAGACGAATATGGAGGAACAGCCGGGCTTGTTACAGTAGAGGACATATTAGAGGAAATCGTGGGCGAAATTCGAGATGAATATGATCAGGATGAAACACCTCATATCGTCAAAAAAGGTGACTTCCACTATGTAATGGATGGGAAAGCCTTGATTGATGAAGTAAATGATTTATTGGATTTAGCCATTGAGAATGATGATGTTGATACAATTGCTGGCTGGATGATGACACATAAATTTGATATTGAGATTGGAGATACGATTGAAGCAGAAGGCTGTGAATTTACCATCATAGATGCAGAAGACCATCATATTCGGACCATTGACATCAAAAAGGTCCACTTTTCCTAA
- a CDS encoding zinc metallopeptidase, with protein MFFYFLTFAALGLSFWAQFKVKNNFEKYSKVEASSMQTGAETARHILDRNGLYDVPVEPVRGTLTDHYDPTQRVVRLSEPVYYGHSISAISVASHEVGHALQHQESYGALVLRHKIFPVVNFASGVAPLLFLGGILLGSLNLIGLGIILFSAAVFFQLVTLPVEFNASSRAKDIIVSEGIIRSSEERGVNKVLNAAALTYVAAALVSFFELLRFVMIFLNGRND; from the coding sequence CTGTTTTTTTATTTTTTAACTTTTGCCGCATTGGGATTATCATTTTGGGCACAATTTAAAGTGAAGAATAATTTTGAAAAGTATTCAAAGGTTGAAGCATCCAGTATGCAAACAGGTGCGGAAACCGCTCGACATATTTTAGATCGCAACGGGTTATACGACGTGCCTGTTGAACCGGTAAGAGGAACTTTGACTGATCATTACGACCCGACGCAGCGTGTGGTTCGCTTATCTGAACCTGTGTACTACGGCCATTCCATTTCGGCCATTTCAGTCGCATCACACGAGGTTGGACATGCCTTGCAGCATCAGGAATCCTATGGTGCGCTTGTCTTGAGACATAAGATCTTTCCTGTTGTGAACTTTGCATCTGGTGTTGCCCCGCTTCTTTTCCTTGGTGGAATCTTACTTGGCAGCCTTAACTTAATCGGGCTTGGGATCATTTTGTTCTCAGCGGCTGTGTTCTTTCAGCTTGTGACATTGCCTGTCGAGTTTAATGCAAGTTCTCGTGCGAAAGATATCATTGTTTCAGAAGGAATCATTAGAAGCAGTGAAGAAAGAGGCGTGAACAAGGTGTTAAATGCTGCCGCTCTTACGTACGTCGCAGCAGCCCTTGTCTCCTTTTTTGAATTGCTCCGTTTTGTAATGATCTTCCTAAATGGCCGTAATGATTAA
- a CDS encoding potassium channel family protein, with protein MKSNRIFIAWLRWPLYLRIAIIICFLLLFFGQLIVLLEPKQYHTIFDGIWWALITVATVGYGDFVPQTMPGQIAGMALILIGASFVTAYFATLAAAVFSKQHHYVEGKVAFKGKGHLIIVGWNEKTNKLLQSFQTIDPAMPIVLIDDSLKEGPLLENVHFIKGHGTEDGTLRKANISGADALMITADQHENEVTADMQSVLTLLAAKGLNPSLYCLIEILTDRYVKNAERAGANQVIHTSDAVNHLMVEHFLLKEQFKALKKKRHMTLHKQITIIPVPASLAGETFLTALHHFLEHHVIIVGVQKKEGPMMNPPFDYELHPEDELISL; from the coding sequence ATGAAATCAAACCGTATCTTTATTGCTTGGCTAAGGTGGCCTCTCTATCTTCGAATTGCCATCATCATCTGTTTCTTGCTTCTTTTTTTTGGACAATTAATCGTCTTGCTTGAACCGAAGCAGTATCATACGATCTTTGATGGGATCTGGTGGGCTCTCATTACAGTCGCGACGGTCGGCTACGGTGATTTTGTGCCGCAAACCATGCCCGGGCAAATCGCAGGTATGGCGCTGATTCTGATCGGGGCAAGCTTTGTCACGGCTTATTTTGCCACACTCGCTGCCGCTGTGTTCAGCAAGCAGCACCATTATGTAGAAGGGAAGGTCGCCTTTAAAGGAAAAGGACATCTCATTATCGTTGGCTGGAATGAGAAAACGAACAAATTGCTTCAATCGTTTCAAACGATTGATCCAGCTATGCCGATTGTGCTAATTGATGATTCCTTGAAGGAAGGGCCGCTTCTAGAGAATGTTCATTTTATTAAAGGGCATGGCACCGAAGATGGCACACTTCGCAAAGCCAATATTTCAGGTGCAGATGCACTGATGATTACCGCAGATCAGCACGAGAATGAAGTGACAGCTGATATGCAGAGTGTTTTAACATTACTTGCAGCAAAAGGATTAAACCCTTCACTCTACTGTTTAATTGAAATTTTAACAGATCGTTACGTGAAAAATGCCGAGCGGGCTGGCGCCAATCAAGTCATTCATACCTCTGATGCAGTCAATCATTTAATGGTCGAGCATTTTCTTTTAAAGGAACAGTTCAAAGCGTTAAAGAAAAAACGTCATATGACCTTGCATAAACAGATCACCATCATACCGGTTCCAGCTTCGTTAGCCGGAGAAACATTCTTAACAGCGCTCCATCATTTTTTAGAGCATCATGTGATCATTGTCGGTGTACAAAAAAAAGAAGGACCCATGATGAATCCTCCCTTTGATTATGAGCTTCATCCTGAGGATGAACTGATCAGCCTTTAA
- a CDS encoding YugN-like family protein — MIHVPSRLTGESFSLYHLEETMKPLGYVINGNWDYDHGYFDYKIDNRDGYTFLRVPFTAEKGQLDQPGVVVKLGDPFLLKHVYQDKLDDHAMVGNVGASFNQFQEPKEKDGDVSKAYTEIGFSLVKELEDALL; from the coding sequence ATGATTCATGTACCATCCAGGCTGACTGGTGAAAGCTTTTCACTTTACCATTTAGAAGAGACGATGAAGCCGCTCGGCTATGTCATTAATGGTAACTGGGATTACGATCACGGATACTTTGATTATAAAATTGATAATCGTGATGGCTATACCTTTCTCAGAGTTCCTTTTACAGCCGAAAAGGGCCAGCTGGATCAGCCAGGCGTTGTGGTGAAACTGGGAGATCCATTTCTCTTAAAGCATGTCTATCAAGATAAGTTAGATGATCATGCGATGGTTGGAAATGTGGGAGCATCCTTTAACCAATTCCAAGAACCAAAAGAGAAAGATGGAGATGTATCAAAAGCTTATACTGAGATTGGCTTTTCGCTCGTCAAGGAATTAGAAGACGCACTGCTTTAA
- a CDS encoding spore germination protein, protein MRTNHIYIHDISGQAIVNFGNVGRICPMSATKETSGSGSANETNQSSNQSLFDATFSNNVQITRDRCMNSSL, encoded by the coding sequence ATGAGAACGAATCATATTTACATTCACGATATTTCTGGCCAGGCAATCGTCAACTTTGGCAATGTCGGACGCATTTGTCCTATGAGTGCTACGAAGGAAACATCAGGGTCCGGCAGTGCGAACGAGACGAATCAATCATCCAATCAAAGCTTATTTGATGCCACTTTTTCAAACAATGTACAAATCACGAGAGATAGATGTATGAATTCCTCTCTTTAA
- a CDS encoding glucose-6-phosphate isomerase, which produces MTHIQFDYSKALPFFQEHELTYLKDFVKVAHHNIHEQTGTGSDYLGWVDLPKQYDREEFARIKKSADKIKSDSDVLLVVGIGGSYLGARAAIEFLNHSFYNTLPKDKRKTPQIIFIGNNISSSYLTDVMDLLEDADFSINVISKSGTTTEPAIAFRIFKKLLIEKYGAEEAKKRIYATTDKARGALKTLATEEGYESFIIPDDVGGRYSVLTAVGLLPIAVSGADIDQMMEGAAKASEDFASSELSENAAYQYAVVRNVLYNKGRTIEMLINYEPGLQYFAEWWKQLFGESEGKDEKGIYPSSANFSTDLHSLGQYVQEGRRDLFETIVNVDNPRHELVIEAEEQDLDGLNYLAGKTVDFVNKKAFEGTMLAHTDGKVPNLIVTIPEMDAYTFGYLVYFFEKACAMSGYLLGVNPFDQPGVEAYKVNMFALLGKPGFEEKKAELENRLNQS; this is translated from the coding sequence ATGACACATATTCAATTTGACTACTCAAAAGCGTTACCTTTCTTTCAAGAGCATGAGCTTACATATTTAAAAGATTTTGTGAAGGTGGCCCATCATAATATTCATGAACAAACGGGTACAGGCAGTGATTATTTAGGCTGGGTTGACTTGCCGAAGCAATATGATCGCGAAGAATTTGCCCGCATTAAAAAAAGTGCAGATAAAATTAAGTCAGACTCTGATGTCTTACTTGTTGTCGGAATCGGCGGTTCATATCTCGGCGCACGTGCGGCGATTGAATTCTTGAACCACTCTTTCTATAACACGCTGCCAAAAGACAAACGCAAGACGCCGCAAATCATCTTTATTGGAAACAACATCAGTTCTTCTTATTTAACTGATGTAATGGATCTATTGGAAGATGCAGATTTCTCTATTAACGTCATTTCAAAATCTGGTACAACAACAGAGCCAGCGATTGCGTTCCGCATCTTTAAAAAGCTCCTCATTGAAAAATACGGTGCCGAAGAAGCGAAAAAACGTATTTATGCAACAACGGACAAGGCACGCGGTGCATTGAAAACATTAGCAACAGAAGAAGGCTACGAATCATTTATCATCCCTGATGATGTAGGTGGACGTTATTCAGTCTTAACAGCAGTGGGTCTATTGCCAATCGCTGTGAGCGGTGCAGACATTGATCAGATGATGGAAGGTGCGGCAAAAGCAAGCGAAGACTTCGCTTCATCTGAGCTTTCTGAGAATGCGGCATACCAATATGCTGTCGTCCGTAATGTCCTTTACAATAAAGGTAGAACGATTGAAATGCTGATTAACTATGAGCCAGGGTTGCAATACTTTGCAGAATGGTGGAAACAATTATTCGGTGAAAGTGAAGGGAAAGATGAAAAAGGAATCTACCCTTCATCTGCGAACTTCTCAACAGATCTTCATTCACTTGGTCAATATGTTCAAGAAGGAAGAAGAGACTTGTTTGAAACAATCGTTAATGTAGACAACCCTCGTCATGAGCTTGTCATCGAAGCAGAAGAACAAGACCTTGATGGCTTGAACTATCTAGCAGGAAAAACGGTTGATTTCGTTAATAAAAAAGCATTTGAAGGAACGATGCTTGCTCATACAGATGGAAAAGTACCGAATTTGATCGTCACAATTCCTGAGATGGATGCTTATACATTCGGATATCTCGTTTACTTCTTTGAGAAAGCATGCGCGATGTCTGGATATCTACTAGGCGTCAATCCATTTGACCAGCCTGGCGTAGAAGCTTATAAAGTGAATATGTTTGCTTTATTAGGAAAACCAGGCTTCGAAGAGAAAAAAGCCGAGCTTGAAAACCGCCTGAATCAATCGTAA
- a CDS encoding iron-containing alcohol dehydrogenase produces MENFIYYNPTKLMFGKGQLDGLKSELARYGKRVLLVYGGGSIKKNGLYDNVISALNEAEADVFELSGVEPNPRLTTVKKGIDICQNEKIDFLLAVGGGSVIDCTKAIAAGAEYDGDVWDIISKKTTAQKALPFGTVLTLAATGSEMNPDSVITNWETNEKYVWGSSVTHPAFSILDPEHTYSVPENQTVYGMVDMMSHVFEQYFHNVKNTPLQDRMCFAVLQTVIETAPKLLEDLQNYEHRETILYAGTIALNGTLQMGYFGDWASHTIEHAVSAVYDIPHAGGLAILFPNWMRHTLDHNVDRFKNLMLNMFDIETEGKSDRDIALEGIDKLSAFWTSLGAPRRLADYDIGEDQLDKIADIAAKEMEYGGFGNFMKLGRDDILSILKASL; encoded by the coding sequence ATGGAAAATTTTATTTATTATAATCCAACGAAATTAATGTTTGGAAAAGGACAACTAGACGGACTAAAAAGCGAACTCGCTCGTTATGGAAAACGAGTGTTACTTGTATATGGTGGAGGCAGCATTAAGAAAAATGGTCTTTATGATAATGTGATCAGCGCGTTAAATGAAGCAGAAGCTGACGTATTTGAGCTGTCAGGTGTTGAACCAAACCCGCGCCTCACCACAGTGAAAAAAGGAATCGACATCTGCCAAAATGAAAAAATTGATTTCCTATTAGCTGTTGGCGGCGGCAGTGTGATCGACTGTACAAAAGCGATTGCAGCCGGAGCGGAATATGACGGAGATGTGTGGGACATTATCTCAAAGAAAACAACCGCTCAAAAAGCATTGCCGTTTGGCACAGTGCTCACACTTGCGGCAACTGGTTCAGAAATGAATCCAGACTCTGTCATCACAAACTGGGAAACAAATGAAAAATATGTGTGGGGCAGTTCAGTCACTCATCCTGCTTTTTCAATTTTAGACCCTGAGCATACTTATTCAGTGCCAGAAAACCAGACGGTGTACGGCATGGTCGATATGATGAGCCACGTCTTCGAGCAATACTTCCATAATGTGAAAAACACGCCTTTACAGGATCGAATGTGTTTTGCTGTTCTTCAAACAGTCATTGAGACAGCACCAAAACTGCTTGAAGACTTACAAAACTATGAGCACCGTGAAACGATCCTTTACGCAGGAACGATTGCTTTAAATGGAACGCTGCAAATGGGTTACTTTGGCGACTGGGCGTCACATACGATTGAGCATGCAGTATCGGCTGTCTATGACATTCCGCATGCAGGCGGACTTGCGATCCTCTTCCCAAATTGGATGCGTCATACACTCGATCACAATGTGGATCGCTTTAAAAATCTCATGCTAAACATGTTTGACATCGAGACAGAGGGAAAATCTGATCGTGATATCGCATTAGAAGGAATCGACAAGCTGTCAGCCTTCTGGACAAGCCTCGGTGCACCAAGACGTCTAGCAGATTATGACATTGGTGAAGATCAGCTGGACAAAATTGCCGACATTGCGGCGAAAGAAATGGAATACGGTGGTTTTGGTAACTTTATGAAACTTGGTCGTGATGACATTCTTTCTATTTTGAAAGCTTCTTTATAA
- a CDS encoding iron-containing alcohol dehydrogenase: MDRFTYWNPTKLIFGKGEVSALSDELKHYGKNVLLVYGGGSIKRNGLYDQVVSILKESGAAITELAGVEPNPRLTTVRKGVELCKENNVDFILAVGGGSVIDATKAIAAGAKYDGDAWDIVTRKHVPMEAIPFGTVLTLAATGSEMNSGSVITNWETNEKYGWGSPAVFPKFSILDPVNTFTVPKNHTIYGMVDMMSHVFEQYFHHTENTPYQDRMCEGLLRTVIETAPKLIGDLENYELRETILFTGTIALNGMLSMGARGDWASHNIEHAVSAIYDIPHAGGLAILFPNWMKHVIQENPGRFKQLAVRVFDVDPAGKTDEEVGLEGIDKLSAFWTSLGAPNRLADYDINDEKIDLIADRAMARGEFGQFKKLNKEDVLAILNASL; this comes from the coding sequence ATGGATCGATTTACTTATTGGAACCCAACGAAATTAATATTTGGAAAGGGAGAAGTTTCAGCCCTTTCAGATGAACTCAAACACTACGGAAAAAACGTATTACTTGTATATGGTGGAGGCAGTATTAAACGAAACGGCCTTTATGACCAAGTTGTCAGCATCCTAAAAGAATCAGGAGCTGCAATCACTGAACTTGCTGGTGTTGAGCCAAACCCGCGCTTAACAACGGTAAGAAAAGGGGTTGAGCTTTGCAAAGAGAACAACGTTGACTTTATTTTGGCAGTTGGCGGCGGCAGTGTTATTGATGCAACGAAAGCGATCGCAGCCGGAGCCAAGTACGATGGAGATGCTTGGGATATCGTGACGCGTAAGCATGTCCCAATGGAAGCAATTCCGTTCGGTACGGTGTTAACCCTTGCTGCAACAGGTTCTGAAATGAACTCTGGATCAGTGATCACAAACTGGGAAACAAATGAGAAATATGGCTGGGGAAGTCCAGCAGTTTTCCCTAAATTCTCTATTCTTGATCCAGTGAACACGTTCACTGTGCCAAAAAACCATACGATTTATGGCATGGTTGATATGATGTCTCACGTGTTCGAACAATATTTCCATCACACGGAAAATACACCTTATCAAGACCGTATGTGTGAAGGGCTTCTTCGTACGGTCATTGAAACAGCTCCGAAGCTGATTGGCGATCTAGAGAACTATGAGCTGCGTGAAACGATCTTATTCACTGGGACCATTGCGCTCAATGGTATGCTGTCAATGGGAGCACGCGGTGACTGGGCATCTCACAACATCGAGCATGCGGTATCTGCTATCTATGATATCCCTCATGCAGGCGGACTTGCGATCTTGTTCCCGAACTGGATGAAGCATGTCATTCAGGAAAACCCAGGCCGCTTTAAACAATTAGCGGTACGCGTATTCGATGTGGATCCTGCGGGCAAAACAGACGAAGAAGTGGGCTTAGAAGGAATCGACAAATTGTCAGCTTTCTGGACAAGTCTTGGCGCACCGAACCGTTTAGCGGACTATGATATCAACGATGAGAAAATTGATTTAATCGCAGATCGTGCAATGGCACGCGGTGAATTTGGTCAATTTAAAAAGCTAAACAAAGAAGATGTTCTAGCTATTTTGAATGCTTCTTTATAA
- a CDS encoding DUF378 domain-containing protein: MSAIQRIALVLTIIGAINWGLIGFFQFDLVAAIFGGQGSALSRIIYGLVGIAGLVNLGLLFKPSEEAVRRDEPNPEVR, from the coding sequence ATGAGTGCTATTCAGCGTATTGCCCTCGTGCTCACGATTATCGGTGCTATTAACTGGGGACTAATCGGCTTTTTTCAATTTGACTTAGTAGCAGCGATCTTTGGCGGACAAGGCTCTGCATTATCACGTATTATTTATGGTCTTGTTGGAATTGCAGGTCTTGTTAACCTTGGTCTATTGTTCAAGCCAAGCGAAGAAGCTGTTCGCCGTGACGAGCCGAATCCAGAGGTTCGCTAA
- the yugI gene encoding S1 domain-containing post-transcriptional regulator GSP13, giving the protein MATKFEVGSVYTGKVTGLQAYGAFVALDEETQGLVHISEVTHGFVKDINEHLSIGDEVQVKVLSVDEKAGKISLSIRATQEAPERKESKPKKQRPQQVKEEAATPQGFNTLKDKLEEWIEQSNRKDLIKK; this is encoded by the coding sequence ATGGCGACAAAGTTTGAAGTAGGCAGTGTTTACACTGGTAAAGTAACAGGATTACAAGCGTATGGTGCGTTTGTTGCATTAGATGAAGAAACTCAAGGACTTGTGCATATTTCTGAAGTAACACATGGTTTCGTAAAAGACATCAACGAGCATCTTTCAATTGGTGACGAAGTTCAAGTGAAAGTTCTTTCTGTTGATGAAAAAGCTGGTAAAATCAGCCTTTCTATCCGTGCTACACAAGAAGCACCTGAAAGAAAAGAAAGCAAACCAAAGAAACAAAGACCACAGCAAGTGAAAGAAGAAGCTGCTACACCACAAGGTTTCAATACACTTAAAGATAAACTTGAAGAGTGGATTGAGCAATCTAACCGTAAAGATTTGATCAAGAAATAA